A genome region from Streptomyces pratensis includes the following:
- the pyk gene encoding pyruvate kinase, with protein sequence MRRSKIVCTLGPAVDSHEQLVALIEAGMSVARFNFSHGTHEEHQGRYDRVRAAAAETGRAVGVLADLQGPKIRLGKFAEGPVELIRGDEFVITSEDVPGDKSICGTTYKGLPGDVTKGDPILINDGNVELKVVSVDGPRVTSIVIEGGVISDHKGINLPGAAVNVPALSEKDVEDLRFALRMGCDLVALSFVRDAEDVKDVHKVMDEEGRRVPVIAKVEKPQAVEHMEGVVAAFDGVMVARGDLAVEYPLEKVPMVQKRLIELCRRNAKPVIVATQMMESMITNSRPTRAEASDVANAILDGADAVMLSAESSVGAYPIETVKTMSKIVVAAEEELLSKGLQPLVPGKKPRTQGGSVARAACEIADFLDGKALVAFTKSGDTARRLSRYRVAQPILAFTTEESTRNQLALSWGVESYVVPHVDNTDAMVELVDAELLKLNRYSDGDTMVMTAGSPPGVPGTTNMVRVHHLSGERA encoded by the coding sequence ATGCGCCGTTCCAAAATCGTCTGCACCCTCGGTCCCGCCGTCGACTCCCATGAGCAGCTCGTCGCTCTGATCGAGGCCGGCATGAGTGTGGCCCGTTTCAATTTCAGTCACGGTACCCACGAGGAGCACCAAGGCCGTTACGACCGGGTCCGCGCGGCCGCCGCCGAGACCGGCCGCGCGGTCGGCGTGCTCGCCGACCTCCAGGGACCCAAGATCCGCCTCGGGAAGTTCGCCGAGGGGCCCGTCGAGCTGATCCGCGGTGACGAGTTCGTCATCACGTCCGAGGACGTCCCCGGCGACAAGTCGATCTGCGGCACCACCTACAAGGGGCTGCCGGGCGACGTCACCAAGGGTGACCCGATCCTGATCAACGACGGCAACGTGGAGCTGAAGGTCGTCTCGGTCGACGGCCCCCGCGTCACGTCCATCGTCATCGAGGGCGGCGTCATCTCGGACCACAAGGGGATCAACCTCCCCGGTGCCGCGGTCAACGTCCCCGCGCTGTCCGAGAAGGACGTCGAGGACCTGCGGTTCGCCCTGCGGATGGGCTGCGACCTGGTCGCCCTGTCCTTCGTGCGGGACGCCGAGGACGTCAAGGACGTGCACAAGGTGATGGACGAGGAGGGCCGCAGGGTCCCCGTCATCGCCAAGGTCGAGAAGCCGCAGGCCGTCGAGCACATGGAGGGCGTCGTCGCCGCCTTCGACGGTGTGATGGTCGCCCGCGGTGACCTCGCCGTCGAGTATCCGCTCGAGAAGGTCCCGATGGTGCAGAAGCGCCTCATCGAGCTGTGCCGCCGCAACGCCAAGCCGGTGATCGTGGCGACCCAGATGATGGAGTCGATGATCACCAACTCGCGGCCGACCCGCGCCGAGGCGTCCGACGTCGCCAACGCGATCCTGGACGGCGCGGACGCGGTCATGCTGTCGGCGGAGTCCTCCGTCGGCGCGTACCCGATCGAGACGGTCAAGACGATGTCGAAGATCGTCGTCGCCGCCGAGGAGGAGCTCCTCTCCAAGGGCCTCCAGCCGCTGGTGCCGGGCAAGAAGCCCCGTACACAGGGCGGTTCGGTGGCGCGCGCGGCCTGCGAGATCGCGGACTTCCTGGACGGCAAGGCGCTGGTGGCGTTCACCAAGTCCGGTGACACCGCCCGCCGTCTCTCCCGCTACCGCGTGGCGCAGCCGATCCTGGCCTTCACCACGGAGGAGTCCACCCGCAACCAGCTCGCGCTGAGCTGGGGCGTCGAGTCCTACGTCGTGCCGCACGTGGACAACACGGACGCGATGGTCGAGCTCGTGGACGCCGAGCTGCTGAAGCTGAACCGCTACAGCGACGGCGACACGATGGTCATGACGGCCGGCTCGCCTCCCGGCGTCCCCGGCACCACCAACATGGTCCGGGTGCACCACCTGAGCGGCGAGCGCGCCTGA
- a CDS encoding DUF6114 domain-containing protein, protein MSPESTGQNEHHLTVYRRGFRTWRGNRPFWAGLFTMAGGLPIAYFPYANMHLGNVTLAMSTTAGAGSLIIGVLLVTLGFTMWFHHIVRVFAGVAAILLALVSIPVANIGGFIIGFLFSLLGGALSIAWAPGEATADPGHEGADASRADAPAHEQEVHDTAEAPRRPMLFEAAAEADGGRHRAG, encoded by the coding sequence ATGAGCCCCGAGTCCACAGGGCAGAACGAGCACCACCTCACCGTCTACCGGCGGGGATTCCGCACCTGGCGGGGTAACCGGCCGTTCTGGGCGGGTCTGTTCACCATGGCGGGTGGCCTTCCCATCGCCTACTTCCCGTACGCCAACATGCACCTCGGCAATGTCACGCTGGCGATGTCCACCACGGCCGGCGCCGGTTCGCTGATCATCGGGGTCCTGCTCGTCACGCTGGGCTTCACGATGTGGTTCCACCACATCGTGCGGGTGTTCGCAGGGGTCGCCGCGATCCTGCTCGCGCTCGTCTCCATACCCGTCGCCAACATAGGCGGCTTCATCATCGGTTTCCTGTTCTCACTTCTCGGCGGAGCACTCTCCATCGCGTGGGCTCCAGGTGAGGCGACGGCTGACCCGGGGCACGAGGGCGCGGACGCGTCCCGGGCCGACGCCCCGGCACACGAGCAGGAAGTCCACGACACGGCTGAGGCCCCTCGGAGGCCGATGCTGTTCGAGGCGGCGGCGGAGGCCGACGGCGGGAGGCATCGTGCGGGGTGA
- a CDS encoding DUF6230 family protein: MSSQVRGGTRWKRFALVMVPSVVATAAVGVGLAQGALAASFSVSGQEFKVKATQLEGWDFVQYGSVASGKTLDGKEMHAPVAVSGFSKAYITNMCQSVVTPKVPGVGNVTLRLEAGGKGHDPVFAKSLYLDVSQLDADAEFKNIDIGVAAGSLPKTDGKPGIQPNTQANPNGFSQRAEKALLKNVEQKAWATTAGTFNLSGLKLRLSTGTDQECY, translated from the coding sequence CAGATGGAAGCGTTTCGCTCTGGTCATGGTGCCGAGCGTCGTCGCGACCGCCGCAGTCGGCGTGGGCCTGGCACAGGGTGCGCTCGCCGCGTCGTTCAGCGTGTCCGGCCAGGAGTTCAAGGTGAAGGCCACCCAGCTCGAGGGCTGGGACTTCGTCCAGTACGGCAGTGTGGCCTCGGGCAAGACGCTCGACGGCAAGGAGATGCACGCCCCGGTGGCGGTGTCGGGCTTCAGCAAGGCCTACATCACCAACATGTGCCAGTCGGTCGTCACACCCAAGGTTCCCGGTGTCGGCAACGTCACGCTGAGGCTGGAGGCAGGCGGCAAGGGGCATGACCCCGTCTTCGCCAAGAGCCTCTACCTCGACGTGTCCCAGCTCGACGCCGACGCCGAGTTCAAGAACATCGACATCGGTGTGGCCGCGGGTTCCCTTCCGAAGACGGATGGAAAGCCCGGGATTCAGCCGAACACCCAGGCGAACCCCAACGGCTTCTCGCAGCGTGCCGAGAAGGCCTTGCTGAAGAACGTCGAGCAGAAGGCGTGGGCCACGACGGCCGGCACCTTCAACCTCAGCGGGCTGAAGCTGCGGCTCTCCACGGGCACCGACCAGGAGTGCTACTAA
- a CDS encoding RICIN domain-containing protein, translating to MGDVLRLGGSTMAQTAQDGLGKTPEQLHVLANRDHWEDTPLAAAYTKDREAASAELDALDALHQGWKAPVSGLETPAGFTQAAFQWPPGTSNDGQKDFHEQTGLTTWIADRFWKDESDFYEDPTPLADDATLQAVKDLGTPLYGQDPDPGLPSDEWNRALAERDAFEHLTDWPLEPAGADNAGLFLASGGFARTAPDPGTPEHRIAVEDLKSRFAACAWRDPIDPNKALGGISATAATEWQQEIASQATQRDQILNANKDATKALAAGSEALGQMLGHSWVADHLTRWQDYWSSGGVGWIGSSPTVIQVPGASGKCLEAAGGGKTNGTAVQMYTCNNSAAQMWEVSGDDAGLHLRNVNSQKCVDVSSNNTANGTKIQLWTCNSSPAQTWEYNVRATTALKSVGTGKCLNLPSFTNGQDALTYTCNTTSAQKFTVKVSAHNGTLPPTAQFDKAKKGIAAAQVSAKAQLAVLRTQAAAAAKAGTTSAAAEQAAYAVADANGAPRGRGLLVGLQKAQVTQGAAAALTAMVKAGETAEAATRAAAGDSATITQRALAQAAQSKAEFRKQAAYAAELQAKAAADAAKVHRDNAKKDKETAEAKLAEALKAEGDAKTAAAQAHARRLSAEAEELTAKAEKETAAAKQAEAAQHKQNAQAQASKAKTAQENAESAEGTAVSKQKAAEASRDNARNLRDDAWDAEQEADAARAKAYAKDAFAEAHESDSNAQESRAAADAAARYADTAESAATAARSEADAATQAAADADAAATRAEAAAERARSDADAAQAAKLKADAAVKTATSAAADAIAASQHAASEAKTAVELADEAEAQAKTAKSHADVAQQEWLKAVAASVKAAGFAYVTAQTAVDAGNAAAQVAAPANDAIQLGSPFVTKDSAAGLVVLTGQASKTIAEQQKAVAEAHAENAAAEAASAKVIADTAQGDAKAAYQHAANAAGHAADARGYSKEALGYAAAAATAASKAAASLARTIEYGRQATEDANAADRAAGRAEGYAVEARDSADQAALDAQAARDAASAAEEAASAARAAAERADTAATAAEEAAKDAQKYAESAQEAAESAERKEANQQVSTGAGTGIGGTFYVVDDIKVTKADQQNPCEIKIGFEGCEVTFTVHFDATLDFYVCTDPSVPATRSGCPQEETVFLETKTFPNQTKEVTSYFSKLDIIQQTIVYQVLKEILIGDFVDCWHGSVSGCAWAASNFVPGKAIEKVVEGIRALDAAMQTGIGVADAFRALKTLDIDPATLADVQRSVNAYEDLRTACTINSFPGETRVLMADGTSRAISEVDRTDRVLAADPVTGELRPEQVLSTYRHDTDRLVDVVLADGGQVSSTLGHRFFVVGEGWTVVADLAVGDRLRTEDGEVRAVTALRERAAPADRTVHDLTVDDLHTFFVLAGESPVLVHNCSNLVADAQKFAGQAHILSKHTTSEATALARAQTEGEKISVFDNVGTTQAVVDQILAAKAAEISKWMRGSQQQKTLRGTMGGKDNSLGFVAHPDGRTVTRTGNQFVIVLKRAPGHKPGGFYVFTGYPV from the coding sequence ATGGGCGACGTCCTGCGGCTCGGCGGGTCGACCATGGCCCAGACCGCGCAGGACGGTCTCGGCAAGACGCCCGAACAGCTCCACGTCCTGGCGAACCGGGACCACTGGGAGGACACCCCCCTCGCGGCGGCCTACACCAAGGACAGAGAGGCCGCGAGCGCCGAACTGGACGCCCTCGACGCGCTCCACCAGGGCTGGAAGGCTCCGGTCTCCGGCCTCGAGACACCGGCCGGCTTCACCCAGGCGGCTTTCCAGTGGCCGCCGGGCACCAGCAACGACGGCCAGAAGGACTTCCACGAGCAGACCGGCCTGACCACCTGGATCGCCGACCGCTTCTGGAAGGACGAGAGCGACTTCTACGAGGACCCCACCCCCCTGGCGGACGACGCGACACTCCAGGCCGTCAAGGACCTGGGCACCCCGCTGTACGGGCAGGACCCCGACCCCGGCCTTCCCTCGGACGAGTGGAACCGTGCGCTCGCCGAGCGCGACGCCTTCGAGCACCTGACGGACTGGCCCCTGGAGCCCGCCGGCGCGGACAACGCCGGTCTCTTCCTCGCCTCCGGAGGGTTCGCGCGCACCGCCCCCGACCCGGGCACCCCGGAGCACCGCATCGCGGTCGAGGACCTGAAGTCGCGGTTCGCCGCGTGCGCGTGGCGTGACCCGATCGACCCGAACAAGGCACTGGGCGGCATCTCCGCCACCGCGGCCACCGAGTGGCAGCAGGAGATCGCGTCCCAGGCCACGCAGCGCGACCAGATCCTGAACGCCAACAAGGACGCCACCAAGGCGCTCGCGGCCGGGTCCGAGGCGCTGGGCCAGATGCTGGGCCACTCGTGGGTCGCCGACCACCTCACCCGCTGGCAGGACTACTGGTCCTCCGGCGGCGTCGGCTGGATCGGCAGCTCACCGACGGTGATCCAGGTCCCCGGGGCGTCGGGCAAGTGCCTGGAGGCCGCGGGCGGCGGGAAGACCAATGGCACCGCCGTCCAGATGTACACGTGCAACAACAGCGCGGCGCAGATGTGGGAGGTCTCCGGTGACGACGCCGGTCTGCACCTGCGCAACGTGAACTCCCAGAAGTGCGTCGACGTGTCGTCCAACAACACGGCGAACGGTACGAAGATCCAGCTCTGGACGTGCAACAGCTCCCCGGCGCAGACCTGGGAGTACAACGTCCGGGCCACCACGGCCCTGAAGAGCGTCGGGACCGGCAAGTGCCTGAACCTGCCGTCGTTCACCAACGGCCAGGACGCGCTCACGTACACGTGCAACACCACCAGCGCGCAGAAGTTCACCGTCAAGGTGTCCGCGCACAACGGCACCCTGCCGCCGACGGCCCAGTTCGACAAGGCGAAGAAGGGGATCGCCGCCGCCCAGGTCTCCGCGAAGGCGCAGCTCGCCGTCCTCAGGACGCAGGCCGCCGCGGCGGCGAAGGCCGGCACGACCAGTGCCGCCGCCGAGCAGGCCGCCTACGCCGTGGCGGACGCCAACGGCGCGCCGCGTGGCCGCGGTCTGCTGGTCGGCCTGCAGAAGGCACAGGTCACCCAGGGCGCTGCCGCCGCTCTCACCGCGATGGTGAAGGCGGGTGAGACCGCCGAGGCGGCGACCCGCGCCGCCGCCGGTGACAGCGCGACGATCACGCAGCGGGCGCTTGCTCAGGCCGCCCAGTCGAAGGCCGAGTTCCGCAAGCAGGCGGCGTACGCCGCGGAGTTGCAGGCAAAGGCGGCCGCGGACGCGGCCAAGGTCCACCGCGACAACGCCAAGAAGGACAAGGAGACCGCGGAGGCCAAGCTCGCCGAGGCCCTGAAGGCCGAGGGCGATGCAAAGACGGCCGCAGCGCAGGCACACGCCAGGCGGCTCTCGGCGGAGGCCGAGGAGCTGACGGCCAAGGCGGAGAAGGAGACCGCGGCCGCCAAACAGGCCGAGGCGGCCCAGCACAAGCAGAACGCCCAGGCCCAGGCGTCGAAGGCGAAGACCGCGCAGGAGAACGCGGAATCGGCCGAGGGCACCGCCGTCTCGAAGCAGAAGGCCGCCGAGGCGTCCCGTGACAACGCAAGGAACCTGCGGGACGACGCGTGGGACGCCGAGCAGGAGGCGGACGCCGCACGCGCCAAGGCCTACGCGAAGGACGCGTTCGCCGAGGCGCACGAGTCGGACAGCAACGCCCAGGAGTCCCGGGCGGCGGCCGACGCCGCGGCCCGGTACGCCGACACAGCCGAGTCGGCGGCAACGGCCGCCCGCTCCGAGGCCGACGCGGCGACCCAGGCAGCCGCGGACGCGGACGCCGCGGCCACCCGTGCCGAGGCGGCCGCCGAGCGGGCCCGCTCCGACGCGGACGCCGCCCAGGCGGCGAAGCTGAAGGCCGACGCGGCGGTGAAGACCGCGACCAGCGCGGCGGCCGACGCGATCGCGGCCTCCCAGCACGCCGCTTCGGAGGCGAAGACGGCGGTCGAGCTGGCCGACGAGGCCGAGGCACAGGCCAAGACCGCCAAGTCCCATGCGGACGTGGCACAGCAGGAGTGGCTCAAGGCCGTAGCGGCGTCGGTGAAGGCCGCCGGCTTCGCGTACGTCACCGCACAGACCGCCGTGGACGCCGGCAACGCCGCCGCCCAGGTCGCCGCACCCGCGAACGACGCGATCCAGCTCGGCTCGCCCTTCGTCACCAAGGACTCGGCCGCCGGGCTGGTGGTCCTGACCGGCCAGGCGTCGAAGACGATCGCCGAGCAGCAGAAGGCCGTCGCGGAGGCCCATGCCGAGAACGCCGCGGCGGAGGCCGCGAGCGCCAAGGTCATCGCCGACACGGCGCAGGGCGACGCGAAGGCCGCCTACCAGCACGCGGCGAACGCCGCCGGACACGCGGCGGACGCCCGCGGATACTCCAAGGAGGCACTCGGCTACGCGGCCGCCGCCGCCACGGCCGCGTCGAAGGCCGCGGCCTCCCTGGCCCGGACGATCGAGTACGGCCGCCAGGCCACCGAGGACGCGAACGCCGCGGACAGGGCCGCCGGACGGGCCGAGGGGTACGCCGTCGAAGCCCGCGATTCCGCGGACCAGGCCGCCCTCGACGCCCAGGCGGCACGCGACGCCGCATCAGCGGCGGAGGAAGCAGCGTCCGCGGCACGCGCGGCCGCCGAGCGTGCCGATACTGCCGCCACCGCCGCCGAGGAAGCCGCCAAGGACGCCCAGAAATACGCGGAATCCGCGCAGGAGGCCGCCGAGTCGGCCGAACGCAAGGAGGCCAACCAGCAGGTGTCCACGGGCGCCGGCACGGGGATCGGGGGAACCTTCTACGTCGTAGACGACATCAAGGTGACCAAGGCCGACCAGCAGAACCCCTGCGAGATCAAGATCGGGTTCGAGGGCTGCGAGGTGACGTTCACCGTCCACTTCGACGCCACACTCGACTTCTACGTGTGCACCGACCCGAGCGTCCCGGCGACGCGGTCGGGGTGCCCGCAGGAGGAGACGGTCTTCCTGGAGACCAAGACCTTCCCGAACCAGACGAAGGAGGTGACGAGCTACTTCAGCAAGCTGGACATCATCCAGCAGACGATCGTGTACCAGGTGCTCAAGGAGATCCTGATCGGGGACTTCGTCGACTGCTGGCACGGCAGTGTCAGCGGGTGTGCGTGGGCCGCGTCCAACTTCGTCCCGGGGAAGGCGATCGAGAAGGTCGTCGAGGGGATCCGGGCTCTGGACGCCGCCATGCAGACGGGCATCGGCGTCGCGGACGCGTTCAGGGCGCTCAAGACGCTGGACATCGACCCCGCGACCCTCGCCGACGTCCAGCGGTCGGTGAACGCGTACGAGGATCTGCGCACCGCGTGCACGATCAACAGCTTCCCCGGGGAGACCCGGGTGCTGATGGCCGACGGCACCAGCAGGGCGATCAGTGAGGTGGACCGGACGGACCGGGTACTGGCCGCCGACCCCGTGACGGGCGAACTCCGCCCCGAGCAGGTGCTCAGCACCTACCGGCACGACACCGACCGTCTGGTGGACGTCGTGCTGGCCGACGGCGGCCAGGTCTCCAGCACCCTGGGACACCGTTTCTTCGTCGTCGGCGAGGGCTGGACCGTGGTGGCCGACCTGGCCGTGGGCGACCGGCTGCGGACGGAGGACGGCGAGGTAAGGGCCGTGACCGCCCTCAGGGAACGGGCCGCCCCGGCGGACCGGACGGTCCACGACCTCACCGTCGACGACCTGCACACCTTCTTCGTGCTGGCGGGCGAATCGCCCGTCCTGGTCCACAACTGCAGCAACCTCGTGGCCGACGCGCAGAAGTTCGCCGGGCAGGCGCACATCCTCAGCAAGCACACGACATCCGAGGCCACCGCCCTCGCCCGGGCCCAGACCGAGGGCGAGAAGATCAGTGTGTTCGACAACGTGGGGACGACACAGGCGGTCGTCGACCAGATCCTGGCGGCGAAGGCCGCCGAGATCAGCAAGTGGATGCGGGGCAGCCAGCAGCAGAAGACGCTGAGGGGCACGATGGGCGGCAAGGACAACTCGCTCGGTTTCGTGGCCCACCCCGACGGCAGGACGGTCACCCGCACCGGCAACCAGTTCGTCATCGTGCTCAAACGGGCGCCGGGGCACAAGCCCGGCGGGTTCTACGTCTTCACCGGATACCCGGTGTAA
- the pta gene encoding phosphate acetyltransferase, translated as MARSVYVTGIDRGDGRQVVDLGVMELLTRQVDRVGVFRPLVHDGPDRLFELLRARYRLSQSAETVFGLDYQEASAVQAEKGTDELVSLLVERFHRVARDYEVVLVLGSDYAATQLPDELALNARLANEFGASVIAVVGGKDQDAESVRAETRNAYRAYAGLGCDVLAMIVNRVASEERSEIAERLRTQLPVPCSVLPDDPALSAPTVSQITTALGGTVLLGDDSGLARDALDFVFGGAMLPNLLKALTPGCMVVTPGDRADLVIGSLAAHSAGTPPIAGVLLTLNERPGEEILRLAARLAPGTPVVAVAGGSFPTAGELFALEGKLNAATPRKAETALGLFERHVDTGALLERISVARSGRVTPMMFEHELLEQARSDRRRVVLPEGTEERVLRAADVLLRRDVCDLTLLGDTDVIRKKAADLGIDLGETQLVDPRSSELRQGFAERYAELRAHRGVTVELAYDVVSDVNYFGTLMVQEGLADGMVSGSVHSTAATIRPAFEIIKTKPEASIVSSVFFMCLADKVLVYGDCAVNPDPDAEQLADIAVQSAATASRFGVDPRIAMLSYSTGTSGTGADVDKVREATDRVRASRPDLRIEGPIQYDAAVEPSVAATKLPASEVAGRATVLIFPDLNTGNNTYKAVQRSAGAVAVGPVMQGLRKPVNDLSRGALVQDIVTTVAITAIQAQSEE; from the coding sequence GTGGCGCGCAGCGTGTACGTGACCGGGATCGACCGGGGAGACGGCCGTCAGGTCGTCGATCTGGGAGTCATGGAGCTACTGACGCGTCAGGTGGACCGGGTCGGCGTCTTCCGGCCACTGGTCCACGACGGGCCCGACCGGCTGTTCGAGCTGCTGCGGGCCCGCTACCGGCTCTCGCAGAGCGCCGAGACGGTCTTCGGCCTGGACTACCAGGAGGCCTCCGCGGTGCAGGCGGAGAAGGGCACCGACGAACTGGTCTCCCTGCTCGTCGAGCGTTTCCACCGGGTGGCCCGCGACTACGAGGTGGTGCTGGTCCTCGGCAGCGACTACGCCGCCACCCAGCTCCCCGACGAACTGGCGCTGAACGCGCGGCTCGCCAACGAGTTCGGCGCCTCGGTGATCGCGGTGGTCGGTGGCAAGGACCAGGACGCCGAATCCGTGCGGGCCGAGACGCGCAACGCCTACCGCGCCTACGCCGGTCTCGGCTGCGACGTCCTGGCGATGATCGTGAACCGGGTGGCGTCCGAGGAGCGCTCGGAGATCGCGGAGCGGCTGAGGACACAGCTCCCGGTCCCCTGCTCGGTACTCCCGGACGACCCCGCGCTCTCCGCCCCCACCGTCTCCCAGATCACCACCGCACTGGGCGGGACGGTTCTCCTCGGTGACGACTCCGGCCTGGCCAGGGACGCGCTGGACTTCGTGTTCGGCGGCGCCATGCTGCCGAACCTCCTGAAGGCCCTGACCCCGGGCTGCATGGTCGTCACCCCCGGCGACCGCGCGGACCTCGTCATCGGTTCGCTCGCCGCGCACAGCGCCGGGACGCCGCCCATCGCGGGCGTCCTGCTGACCCTGAACGAACGCCCCGGCGAGGAGATACTCCGGCTCGCGGCCCGCCTCGCGCCGGGCACCCCGGTCGTCGCGGTGGCCGGCGGATCCTTCCCCACGGCGGGTGAACTCTTCGCCTTGGAAGGAAAGTTGAACGCGGCGACGCCCCGCAAGGCGGAGACGGCACTCGGCCTCTTCGAACGCCACGTGGACACCGGCGCCCTGCTGGAGCGGATCTCGGTGGCCCGCAGCGGCCGGGTGACCCCGATGATGTTCGAGCACGAGCTGCTGGAACAGGCCCGCTCCGACCGGCGCCGGGTCGTCCTGCCCGAGGGCACCGAGGAGCGCGTCCTGCGCGCCGCCGATGTGCTGCTCCGCCGCGACGTCTGCGACCTGACCCTGCTCGGGGACACCGACGTCATCCGCAAGAAGGCCGCCGACCTGGGCATCGACCTCGGAGAGACCCAGCTCGTCGACCCCCGGTCCTCGGAGCTGCGCCAAGGTTTCGCCGAGCGGTACGCCGAGCTGCGCGCGCACCGCGGGGTGACGGTGGAGCTGGCGTACGACGTCGTCTCGGACGTCAACTACTTCGGCACCCTGATGGTCCAGGAGGGCCTGGCCGACGGGATGGTCTCCGGTTCGGTGCACTCCACGGCGGCCACGATCCGGCCGGCGTTCGAGATCATCAAGACGAAGCCCGAGGCCTCGATCGTGTCCTCGGTGTTCTTCATGTGCCTCGCCGACAAGGTCCTGGTCTACGGCGACTGCGCGGTCAACCCGGATCCGGACGCGGAGCAGCTCGCGGACATCGCGGTGCAGTCCGCGGCCACCGCGTCCCGCTTCGGTGTGGACCCCCGTATCGCGATGCTCTCGTACTCGACGGGGACCTCGGGCACGGGCGCCGACGTCGACAAGGTGCGGGAGGCCACGGACCGGGTACGCGCCTCACGTCCGGACCTGAGGATCGAGGGCCCGATCCAGTACGACGCGGCGGTCGAGCCGTCCGTCGCCGCGACCAAGCTGCCGGCGTCCGAGGTGGCGGGCCGGGCGACCGTGCTGATCTTCCCGGACCTCAACACCGGCAACAACACCTACAAGGCGGTCCAGCGCTCCGCCGGCGCCGTCGCGGTCGGCCCGGTCATGCAGGGGCTGCGCAAGCCGGTCAACGACCTTTCGCGCGGCGCGCTGGTCCAGGACATCGTCACCACGGTGGCCATCACGGCGATCCAGGCGCAGAGCGAGGAATGA
- a CDS encoding acetate kinase, whose translation MTAMTTDPTSEGSRSMNDAHRVLVLNSGSSSVKYQLLDMRDRSRLATGLVERIGESSSRLVHTPLKGGEPRERTGRIADHEEALKAAAAELAADGLGLDSPELAAIGHRVVHGGLKFSEPTVITDEVLKEIERLVPVAPLHNPANITGIRTAQALRPDLPQVAVFDTAFHTTMPEHAARYAIDVGTADAHRIRRYGFHGTSHAYVSRRTAELLGRPAADVNVIVLHLGNGASASAVAGGRCVDTSMGLTPLEGLVMGTRSGDIDPAVTFHLKRVAGMSTDEIDVLLNKRSGLVGLCGDNDMREIRRRVDEGDERATLAFDVYIHRLKKYIGAYSAVLGRVDAVVFTAGVGENSAPVREAALAGLEGFGLAVDPDRNAVRSGEPRLISPDGARVSVAVVPTDEELEIAGQTFDLVHN comes from the coding sequence ATGACCGCGATGACCACCGACCCGACCAGCGAAGGTTCCCGCTCCATGAACGACGCCCATCGCGTACTCGTGCTCAACTCCGGCTCCTCGTCGGTGAAGTACCAGCTGCTGGACATGCGCGACCGCTCGCGGCTGGCCACCGGCCTGGTCGAGCGGATCGGCGAATCGTCCTCCCGGCTCGTGCACACCCCGCTGAAGGGCGGGGAGCCCCGCGAGCGCACGGGCAGGATCGCCGACCACGAGGAGGCGCTGAAGGCCGCCGCCGCCGAGCTGGCGGCCGACGGGCTCGGCCTCGACTCCCCCGAGCTGGCGGCGATCGGCCACCGGGTGGTGCACGGAGGCCTGAAGTTCAGTGAGCCCACAGTGATCACCGACGAGGTGCTGAAGGAGATCGAGCGGCTCGTCCCGGTGGCCCCCCTGCACAACCCGGCGAACATCACCGGGATCCGCACGGCACAGGCGCTGCGGCCGGACCTTCCCCAGGTGGCGGTCTTCGACACGGCGTTCCACACGACGATGCCGGAGCACGCGGCGCGGTACGCGATCGACGTCGGCACCGCCGACGCGCACCGCATCCGCCGCTACGGCTTCCACGGCACCTCGCACGCGTACGTGTCGCGCAGGACGGCGGAGCTGCTGGGCCGGCCGGCCGCCGACGTGAACGTGATCGTGCTGCACCTCGGGAACGGCGCCTCGGCGTCCGCGGTGGCGGGCGGCCGGTGTGTGGACACGTCCATGGGACTGACCCCCTTGGAAGGGCTGGTCATGGGTACGCGTTCGGGAGACATCGACCCTGCCGTCACCTTCCACCTGAAGCGGGTGGCGGGGATGTCGACGGACGAGATCGACGTCCTGCTGAACAAGAGGAGCGGCCTGGTCGGCCTGTGCGGCGACAACGACATGCGGGAGATCCGGCGCCGCGTGGACGAGGGCGACGAGCGGGCCACTCTCGCGTTCGACGTCTACATCCACCGGCTGAAGAAGTACATCGGCGCCTATTCGGCGGTCCTCGGCCGGGTGGACGCCGTGGTGTTCACGGCGGGGGTCGGGGAGAACTCGGCCCCGGTACGGGAGGCTGCGCTCGCGGGACTGGAGGGTTTCGGGCTGGCCGTGGACCCGGACCGCAACGCCGTACGGTCCGGAGAACCGCGGCTGATCTCGCCCGACGGCGCACGGGTGTCGGTCGCCGTCGTGCCTACGGACGAGGAGCTGGAGATCGCGGGCCAGACCTTCGACCTGGTCCACAACTGA